AGAAACGAGGTTTCCTTCCAGCTGCTGAGCGATAATCATAATAATCGCTACATAGACAGCCATGATCGGCTCCTGAAAAAGGGCGACGAGAATAGCGGGAATCACCGCTAAGAACGGTCCGACAAACGGGATTACATTCATCAGCATCGCAAAGAGAGCCAGTGTCAATGAATACTCTAAGCCGATGATAAGGTACCCGACAAGTAAGATCAATCCTACAAACACACTAACAATTAACTGCCCGATAATAAATGAATGAAGCGTATGGTCCAATGACTTAGCCAGACGATCGAAGCTTCCGGCAACCCGCAGGTTCATAAATTGTTTTAAGAAAGGAACAAGCTTATGTCCATCCTTAAGCATAAAGAAAAGGAAAAATGGAATAAGCACGAGGCCGAATACAAAACCGACAAGCTGGCTGACGACGTTAATGATAACACCCGGCGCTGCATCCAGCGAATCCTGTAACGTTTGAACCACATTTTCGAGAGCACTGTTAAACTGATCAGGAATGATATCCTGGTTTTGCTGCCAGTACGTTATCGTTTCTGTGATCATTTCACCCATGCGGGGGATGTTTTCAACAAGCCGGCTGAACTGCTGCTGGGCAATAGGCGCAATAAACTGAACGACTAGAAAACCAGCCAGAATGAACACGAGGAAGATGACCAGAATGGAAGCCAATCTTGGAACTTTATAATGCTCAAGCAAGTGCATCAGCGGTCTTGAGATATAAAATAAAATCGCACCGCCGATGAGCGGAAACGCTATCGCAGCGGCATATGTAAGAAATGGTTTAAAGAAGAAGCTGATTTCATGTAACAGCAGAATAAGCAAACACAACAATATACCTGATACTAACACTTGGAACCAACGTTTATGAATCATTACTTCACACCTTTTTTTAAAATTCGTTTACTGGCGGTACCCTAATTTCGCTATTCAATAACCAAAATATTCTATAGTAAAGTATACAATAAGAGAGAAGGTTACGCTCATAAGAATAACTGAGGTTGTAAGAAGATAGTATAATGGATGTGATAGGAGGCTCGGGCGGGCGTTCGCAAAAAAAGAGAAGGCGATTCCTATACCTATCCACTGTGAGGTTTAATAGAGCAGGAAATATTTTTTTATAGAAAAGGATGAATTTTTATGAAAGAAGAATTGCTTACCCGATTTATTAACTATGTAAAAATCGATACACAGTCGAATTTAGAAAGTGAAACAACACCTTCAACAGAAGGGCAATGGGATTTGGCGCAAAAGCTAGTTGATGAATTAAAAGAAATCGGAATGGTGGAAGTAACGATTGACGAGAATGCTTACGTTATGGCGACACTTCCTGCGACTACAGATGAAAATGTTCCGGTTGCCGGCTTTTTAGCCCATATCGATACTGCTACTGACTTTACCGGAAAAAATGTGAAGCCGCAGGTCATAGAAGATTATGATGGCAGCGATATTCAATTGAATGAAAATGTGGTACTGTCTCCTGAAGATTTTAAAGAGCTTTCTACATATAAAGGACATACGCTGATTACAACAGATGGAACGACACTGCTTGGGGCGGACAATAAAGCAGGGGTGACAGAAATCATGACAGCTATGCATTACCTTATTCAGCACCCGGAAATTAAGCATGGGAAAATACGTGTCGCCTTCACTCCGGATGAAGAAATCGGAAAAGGCCCTCATAAGTTTGATGTGGAGCGGTTTGGAGCGGACTTTGCTTACACTATCGATGGGGGACCTCTAGGGGAACTGCAATATGAAAGCTTCAACGCGGCTGCTGCTAAAATTACGTTTCATGGAAACAGTGTTCATCCGGGTACTGCTAAAGGAAAAATGCTCAATGCCTCTAAGATGGCCGTTGAATTTATTAATCAGCTTCCTGAAGAATCAGCGCCGGAGCATACGAGTGATTATGAAGGGTTTTATCATCTCGTTTCTTTCGAGGGTGATGTTGAAAAAGCCCAGCTTTACTACTTAATTAGAGATCACGATAAAAAGAAGTTTGAAGATAAGAAAACAGTCCTTGAATCAATTGCCCGGCATGTAAAAGCTAAATACGGCGAAAGAGCTGTGGAGCTTGAGCTTGAAGACCAGTATTACAACATGAGAGACAAAATTGAACCAGTAAAAGAGATTGTCGACACGGCCCGCCAGGCGATGGAGAACCTTGGAATTGAATCGATCATTGAGCCGATCCGCGGAGGAACCGATGGATCTCAGCTATCTTATATGGGACTGCCGACTCCTAACATTTTTACAGGTGGAGAAAATTTTCACGGTAAATACGAATATATTTCTTTAAACAATATGGAAAAGGCTGTGCGTGTAATAGTGGAAATCATCCGGCTGCTAGCTGCAGGAAACTCATCGAAGTGAATAGATACGTCTTTGCTTTCGCATAATGAAGGAAGGGAAAGGTTTATAAAAAATTAATTGACAAATAACGGTACCGTGCTATTATAAGTAAAGAATATTGCGATTCCTAAAGGGGAGTAGCTTTTGACAGTAAAGTCGTCATTACGGGAGAAATCCCCGGCTTTATTGGCAACGGACGTTGTTAGCGAGACCTTTACCCACGCTGGGGTAAAGGTCTGTTTTTTTGATCTTTACCTTTGTGGTAGGGATCATTTTTTTTGAAAAGGAGAGAAAAAAAATGGATGCTCAATTATTGATCGAGTATGGATGGGTATTAATCGTACTCGTCGGTTTAGAAGGCATACTTGCTGCTGATAATGCTCTTGTTTTAGCTATTATGGTTAAACACCTGCCGGAAGATAAGCGTAAGAAAGCCTTATTTTATGGACTGGTAGGGGCGTTTATTCTTCGATTTGCCTCCTTATTTGTTATCTCATTTCTTGTGGACGTATGGCAGGTGCAAGCGCTCGGTGCCGCGTACTTATTATTTATTTCCGGGAAGCACTTATATGATAAATGGCGCACGAAGAACCTTGCGCAGGATGAACCCGCCGAAGACGTGGAAGATAAAAAGGAAGGTTCAGGCTTCTGGATGACTGTTTTAAAAGTAGAATTGGCTGACTTAGCTTTTGCTGTCGACTCTATTTTAGCAGCAGTAGCATTAGCCATTGTACTTCCAGAGACGCCGCTTCCTGATGTAGGAAGTCTTGATGGAGGACAGTTTGCGGTTATTTTAACGGGTGGTATGATCGGCATCATTATCATGCGTTTCGCAGCAAATGTATTTGTTAACTTACTTCATTCCCGGCCTGGTCTGGAAATTGCGGCCTTTGTCATTGTAGGATGGGTAGGGGTTAAGCTGGTAATTGCTACATTAGCTCACCCTAACATTCAAGTATTGGATGAACACTTTGCTCACTCAACAGCATGGAAGATTATTTTCTATACGGTCCTTGTTGGAATCGCTGCAGCCGGCTGGTTCTTATCAGGGAAAAAGAAAACAGAAGCATAGGTTAGGTTGCTGTCGAGAGAATCTCGACAGCTTTTTTTCTCTTTAGATTTTTAAAAGTTAATTACTTCGTTTGCCAGGTTTCTTCACTCCCGAGATCATCTAGATGGAGATGACTTTTTTACTTCACAGGAAGCAAAAACCCGCGAGCCTCCTGCGGAAAAACGAGCGATCCGAGATCACGCAGCGTGGTTATTTTAGCTCACCAGGGTTGCTGTTCTGTTTTGTGAGCTGACATTCCACTTTAATTCTTATATTCTGATATAGTTAGGAAAAAGAACTAAAGGAGAGGTGTTGGATGGGAAAAGCTGCGAATCATCCGGCCGACCAGTTTATTTATGTGAAGAATCGGATCCATATGCTCAATCAGGTGGTATCGACAATGGATCCTGAACAAATAGATATGGATGATTACAACCGTGTTCTTGAAATGCTTGAACAGCTTCACACGAAGATGACACGGTTTAAAAAAGATTGGCAGGAGGAGTGAGAAGATTATGGCATTGCATCATTTTCATTTAAAAGCAGATTGGCCGGGAGGACGCAATGAAGTCGGCTATATTGAATCAGACAAACTTAAGACCAAAATATCGATCCCTAAAGAAATGGATGGACCGGATATAGGAACCAATCCCGATGAAATGCTGCTAGGAGCGGCAGCCACCTGCTATATCATCAGCCTCGGAGCAATGATTGAGAGAGCGGGGCTTCCTTTAGCTGAAATGAACATGGACTCTGAAGGTATTGTGGATGTGACGGATGGAATTTTCACTTATAAAAAAATCATCCACCGGCCGAAGGTTTATTTGACGAACGAAGCAGGGAAGAAGGAATTAAAGAAACTAAACCTGCTTGTCGAAAAAGCAGAAACCAGCTGCATGATTTCTAAGGCTATTGCAGGAAATGTAGAGCTTGAGCTGCAGGCTGAGACAGGCATTAAATAAGAAAACCCACGCGATACGCGTGGGTTTTTGTTTAGAATAAGTAAACTCTCGCTTCATATGGAGCTAATTCTACGGAGGTTGTTTCTTCGTCTTTCACTTTAACGTTGGAAAGCAGAAGATTTTCCGCTGTAAGGAGATCTTCACTTTCAAAAATCGCCTGTTCAGCTGTTAAGTTTGTAAGGATAAGGGCGGTTTGATCCTCCATTGAGCGGGTGTACGCATACACTTGTGGGTGCTCAGGATCGAGAAGATCATATGTTCCATAAGTGAACAGCTCATGCTTTTTCTTAAGGCTGATTAATTGCTTGTAGTAAGATAGGATCGAATCGTCATCTTTCAGCTGTTTTGCTACATTGATTTCTTTGTAATTCGGGTTTACTTTAATCCAAGGCTGCCCTGTCGTAAAGCCGGCCTGCGGTTCATCGCTCCACTGCATAGGTGTGCGGCTGTTATCCCTGGAAGTACTCCATAGAATCGGGAGGATCTCTTCATCCGTCAGCCCTTCCGCTTTTTTATTATCATAGAGATTTTTCGCGGCCACGTCATCGTAATCATCGATGGAAGGGTAAGCAACGTTGGTCATGCCGATTTCCTGTCCCTGATAAATAAACGGCGTTCCCTGCATGAGGAAGTACATCGTCGCCATCGCTGTTGCACTTTCGTACCAGTAGTCTTCATCGTTACCCCACGTCGATACGACACGGGCTTTATCATGGTTTTCAATAAACAGAGCGTTCCAGCCGTTATTCTCTAAGGCTTTTTGCCAGCGGGTAAGGGCATGCTTCAGGCCGACGACATCAAGCTGCTGCTCGGCATCCTGGTCCCACAAATCCAAATGCTCAAATTGAAAGACCATATCCATTTTACCTTCTTCACCGACCCACTGGTGAGCTTCTTCAGCACTAACCCCATTGGCCTCACCGACGGTTAATGCATTTTTCTTTCCATATGTCTTGTCTTTGAATTCTTGTAAAAACTCATGAATGCCCTCCTGGTTCATGTGCATATCAAAGGAAGACACATAAGGCTTGCCTTCAGGGTTCGGCAGGTCCGGGAAACCTTCCCGTTTTTTAATATGACTGATCGCATCGATTCTAAATCCATCAATGCCTTTATCAAGCCACCAGTTGACCGTGTCGAATAAAATATCGCGAACCTCTTCATTTTCCCAGTTTAAATCCGGCTGTTTTTTCGAAAAAAGGTGAAGATAGTACTGATCCGTTTTCTCATCGTACTCCCAGGCGGACCCTTCAAAAATGCTCTCCCAGTTATTCGGTTCCTTGCCGTCTTTGCCGTCACGCCAGATGTACCAGTCCCTTTTAGGGTTATCTTTTGAGGAGCGAGACTCAATAAACCACGGATGCTCATCACTCGTATGGTTAAGCACAAGATCAATGATTAATTTCATGCCGCGTTTATGAACCTCCTTAAGCAGCTTGTCAAAATCATACATGCTGCCAAACTCCCCAAGAATATCCTGATAGTCGGAAATATCGTATCCATTATCGTCTTTCGGCGACTTATACATCGGACATACCCATATAAAATCAATACCAAGATCCTGTAAATAATCGAGGCGCTCAATCATTCCCTGAATATCGCCGACTCCATCACCGTTTGAATCCTGAAAGCTGCGGGGATAAACCTGATATCCAATGGCTTCTTTCCACCAAACTTTTTCCATTCTAAAAAACCTCACTTTGTAGAAAACCTATTATTTTTCTTTGTATACCACTATTATTTATTGCGCAAACGTTTTCGCTGGTTGTTTCATATATTAATCGATTTTGCGGCCTTTTACAATAGATTTGGCTGAATTTTATAACAGGTCAGGAGGGGGAGGCGAAAGCCGGGAAAGTGGGCGTAAGCGCCAAAAAAACCGGTGCCGAACGCTGAAAAGAACAGCCGAACCGTCAATAGAAGGCAGCACTCCTCAAAAAGGTTTCAACAAAACATGCCCTCATTGGATAAAATCTCCTCTGTTCAGAATTCCCCTCACTGGTTATAATAGGAACAAACGTTCGCAAATGTGGAGAGTGAAGGAAAATGGATTATTCAGTTTACCCTCGTCATGATGTACTGTGCATTGATATGCGCTCCTTTTATGCCAGTGTAGAGTGTACGAGGCGGGGCCTTGATCCAACAACAGCATTGCTCGCTGTGGTAGGCGACCCGAATCGAAGCGGCAGCATTGTGCTGGCCGCATCTCCGGCATTAAAGAAAAAGCACGGCATCAGCAATGTCAGCCGTTTTTTTGAATTGCCGGATGATCCTCAGCTTGTGGTTGCCCAGGCACATATGGGAGATTACTTGGAAGTATCCGTGGAGATTACAAAAATGATGATGAATTATGTGCCGGCTGAAGCGATTCACGTCTATTCCGTGGATGAACTGTGGGTGACGATTGATGGACTGGAAAAATTATATGGATCTCCTTATGACATCGCCCGTATGATTCAGGATAATATTCGTGATCAATTCGGAATTGAGTGTGTCATTGGAATTGGCGACAATAAAT
This window of the Halobacillus sp. Marseille-Q1614 genome carries:
- a CDS encoding alpha-glucosidase; its protein translation is MEKVWWKEAIGYQVYPRSFQDSNGDGVGDIQGMIERLDYLQDLGIDFIWVCPMYKSPKDDNGYDISDYQDILGEFGSMYDFDKLLKEVHKRGMKLIIDLVLNHTSDEHPWFIESRSSKDNPKRDWYIWRDGKDGKEPNNWESIFEGSAWEYDEKTDQYYLHLFSKKQPDLNWENEEVRDILFDTVNWWLDKGIDGFRIDAISHIKKREGFPDLPNPEGKPYVSSFDMHMNQEGIHEFLQEFKDKTYGKKNALTVGEANGVSAEEAHQWVGEEGKMDMVFQFEHLDLWDQDAEQQLDVVGLKHALTRWQKALENNGWNALFIENHDKARVVSTWGNDEDYWYESATAMATMYFLMQGTPFIYQGQEIGMTNVAYPSIDDYDDVAAKNLYDNKKAEGLTDEEILPILWSTSRDNSRTPMQWSDEPQAGFTTGQPWIKVNPNYKEINVAKQLKDDDSILSYYKQLISLKKKHELFTYGTYDLLDPEHPQVYAYTRSMEDQTALILTNLTAEQAIFESEDLLTAENLLLSNVKVKDEETTSVELAPYEARVYLF
- a CDS encoding AI-2E family transporter, which codes for MIHKRWFQVLVSGILLCLLILLLHEISFFFKPFLTYAAAIAFPLIGGAILFYISRPLMHLLEHYKVPRLASILVIFLVFILAGFLVVQFIAPIAQQQFSRLVENIPRMGEMITETITYWQQNQDIIPDQFNSALENVVQTLQDSLDAAPGVIINVVSQLVGFVFGLVLIPFFLFFMLKDGHKLVPFLKQFMNLRVAGSFDRLAKSLDHTLHSFIIGQLIVSVFVGLILLVGYLIIGLEYSLTLALFAMLMNVIPFVGPFLAVIPAILVALFQEPIMAVYVAIIMIIAQQLEGNLVSPNVMGKALNIHPLTIITVILAAGSLAGFLGLLFAIPAYAVIKTIISHFYQEWLDNRKAAHD
- a CDS encoding TerC family protein → MDAQLLIEYGWVLIVLVGLEGILAADNALVLAIMVKHLPEDKRKKALFYGLVGAFILRFASLFVISFLVDVWQVQALGAAYLLFISGKHLYDKWRTKNLAQDEPAEDVEDKKEGSGFWMTVLKVELADLAFAVDSILAAVALAIVLPETPLPDVGSLDGGQFAVILTGGMIGIIIMRFAANVFVNLLHSRPGLEIAAFVIVGWVGVKLVIATLAHPNIQVLDEHFAHSTAWKIIFYTVLVGIAAAGWFLSGKKKTEA
- a CDS encoding SE1561 family protein codes for the protein MGKAANHPADQFIYVKNRIHMLNQVVSTMDPEQIDMDDYNRVLEMLEQLHTKMTRFKKDWQEE
- a CDS encoding OsmC family protein, whose amino-acid sequence is MALHHFHLKADWPGGRNEVGYIESDKLKTKISIPKEMDGPDIGTNPDEMLLGAAATCYIISLGAMIERAGLPLAEMNMDSEGIVDVTDGIFTYKKIIHRPKVYLTNEAGKKELKKLNLLVEKAETSCMISKAIAGNVELELQAETGIK
- the pepT gene encoding peptidase T: MKEELLTRFINYVKIDTQSNLESETTPSTEGQWDLAQKLVDELKEIGMVEVTIDENAYVMATLPATTDENVPVAGFLAHIDTATDFTGKNVKPQVIEDYDGSDIQLNENVVLSPEDFKELSTYKGHTLITTDGTTLLGADNKAGVTEIMTAMHYLIQHPEIKHGKIRVAFTPDEEIGKGPHKFDVERFGADFAYTIDGGPLGELQYESFNAAAAKITFHGNSVHPGTAKGKMLNASKMAVEFINQLPEESAPEHTSDYEGFYHLVSFEGDVEKAQLYYLIRDHDKKKFEDKKTVLESIARHVKAKYGERAVELELEDQYYNMRDKIEPVKEIVDTARQAMENLGIESIIEPIRGGTDGSQLSYMGLPTPNIFTGGENFHGKYEYISLNNMEKAVRVIVEIIRLLAAGNSSK